A part of Diprion similis isolate iyDipSimi1 chromosome 12, iyDipSimi1.1, whole genome shotgun sequence genomic DNA contains:
- the LOC124413249 gene encoding uncharacterized protein LOC124413249 isoform X1: MACRQVLKAIIRRTWPIMYASTTLFVNSTSTQKPCADQKLTLEPPDSKTLSYDYMIKQSTIDAVNTASQVLTITYSAIESTSREYRNMLTKLIVLIRETLIYEVCDSHWDMIVEVRAEVQLKKDILTKLIGFMDYAHKMAVAASETTYLAGMDNLSTTLCQRIDDALINMQREIELNKVLEEEYCQVQQQCIIKSTKEDVLQNQQERPISTPTLNSDLDLDEIVHSVDS; the protein is encoded by the exons ATGGCATGCCGTCAAGTGTTGAAAGCTATCATCAGAAGAACATGGCCTATCATG TATGCTTCGACAACATTGTTCGTTAACAGTACATCAACACAAAAACCATGTGCGGATCAAAAGCTAACCCTGGAGCCACCTGACTCTAAAACATTGTCATACGATTATATGATAAAACAGTCGACAATAGACGCTGTAAACACCGCCTCACAAGTATTGACAATCACATATTCTGCAATTGAATCAACAAGTAGAGAATATAG AAATATGTTGACTAAATTAATCGTCCTCATAAGAGAAACTCTAATATATGAAGTGTGCGATTCACATTGGGATATGATTGTGGAAGTACGAGCTGAGGTTCAACTTAAAAAGGATATTCTTACa AAACTGATTGGCTTTATGGATTATGCTCACAAGATGGCTGTTGCTGCATCCGAAACAACATATCTAGCAGGCATGGATAATCTATCGACAACACTATGCCAAAGAATTGATGATGCCTTGATAAATATGCAAAGAGAAATTGAACTCAACAAAGTCCTGGAAGAAGAATACTGCCAAGTTCAACAACAGTGTATCATAAAAT CTACAAAAGAAGACGTTTTGCAGAACCAGCAAGAAAGGCCGATTTCTACACCAACCCTCAATTCAGATTTAGACCTGGACGAAATAGTTCATTCCGTTGATTCCTAG
- the LOC124413249 gene encoding uncharacterized protein LOC124413249 isoform X2, whose amino-acid sequence MACRQVLKAIIRRTWPIMYASTTLFVNSTSTQKPCADQKLTLEPPDSKTLSYDYMIKQSTIDAVNTASQVLTITYSAIESTSREYRNMLTKLIVLIRETLIYEVCDSHWDMIVEVRAEVQLKKDILTMAVAASETTYLAGMDNLSTTLCQRIDDALINMQREIELNKVLEEEYCQVQQQCIIKSTKEDVLQNQQERPISTPTLNSDLDLDEIVHSVDS is encoded by the exons ATGGCATGCCGTCAAGTGTTGAAAGCTATCATCAGAAGAACATGGCCTATCATG TATGCTTCGACAACATTGTTCGTTAACAGTACATCAACACAAAAACCATGTGCGGATCAAAAGCTAACCCTGGAGCCACCTGACTCTAAAACATTGTCATACGATTATATGATAAAACAGTCGACAATAGACGCTGTAAACACCGCCTCACAAGTATTGACAATCACATATTCTGCAATTGAATCAACAAGTAGAGAATATAG AAATATGTTGACTAAATTAATCGTCCTCATAAGAGAAACTCTAATATATGAAGTGTGCGATTCACATTGGGATATGATTGTGGAAGTACGAGCTGAGGTTCAACTTAAAAAGGATATTCTTACa ATGGCTGTTGCTGCATCCGAAACAACATATCTAGCAGGCATGGATAATCTATCGACAACACTATGCCAAAGAATTGATGATGCCTTGATAAATATGCAAAGAGAAATTGAACTCAACAAAGTCCTGGAAGAAGAATACTGCCAAGTTCAACAACAGTGTATCATAAAAT CTACAAAAGAAGACGTTTTGCAGAACCAGCAAGAAAGGCCGATTTCTACACCAACCCTCAATTCAGATTTAGACCTGGACGAAATAGTTCATTCCGTTGATTCCTAG
- the LOC124413245 gene encoding hypoxia up-regulated protein 1 isoform X1, which yields MNRKRMLAVSLAFLALSIFIDSTHGVAVMSIDFGSEWMKVAIVSPGVPMEIALNKESKRKTPVTIAFRNGERTFGEDAQVVAVRFPKNSYSYILDLLGKSIDHPLVKLYQTRFPYYEILADEERGTIIFKHDEETFYTPEELLAQFLYKGKEFAETSAGQKINEAVITVPGFFNQAERKALLQAADLAGLKVLQLINDYTAVALNYGIFRRKEINETSQYIMFFDMGASSTTATVVGYQNVKTKEKGYVETNPQVSILGVGYDRTLGGLEMQIRLQNYLAKEFDAMKKTPNSVFDSPRAMAKLFKEAGRVKNVLSANADHYAQIEGLLDEKDFRVQVTREKLEELCADLFERVARPIETALETSALTMDIISQIVLVGAGTRVPKVQEKLTEFVKLELSKNINTDEAAAMGAVYKAADLSQGFKVKKFITKDAVLFPIQIVFDRNVDGTTKRVRRMLFNRMNAYPQKKIITFNKHTDDFEFSVNYAELDYLPADEMAAVGNTNLSTISLTGIADALSKHANEGTESKGIKAHFAMDDSGVLNLANVELVFEKTVVAAEEEEGTFSKLGSTISKLFAGSDDKEPAEKVEEPPKDDTKPVHEEPDQPGVQKDADAKAQKQNETQTAENKPSNKTEKVEKEKKPSLVTLKEPIPSTEVRLGPKTLEGTKLTESSKKIEALNHHDLERSRREGALNSLEAFVIDAQQKLQLPEYSEATTPEESEKISAACSTLSDWLYEDGYDADADTYEQKLAELKGLTNDLYARVFEHKERPEALKGMVSMIHGSTTFLEKVTNVTSSSEIFTEVELETLQKTINETQEWHDKIVKELADIPLYEPVKYTVRDIANKMAILDREVKYLVNKAKIWRPKPKEEEPAKNKTTDKSDEPAAEAPDGSETIEVPVTADEAPVKTKEEEDKDDGIVEEEQNSNVESNGETDDGNIEIVSEKDSQNETGETLELPESDPVKPKDQANQEEPHQEL from the exons ATGAATCGTAAGAGAATGCTTGCCGTTTCACTGGCTTTTCTTGCGCTCAGTATATTCATTGACAGTACTCATGGAGTTGCTGTTATGAGCATCGACTTCGGCAGCGAATGGATGAAAGTTGCCATCGTATCG CCTGGAGTGCCGATGGAAATAGCTCTAAACAAAGAATCTAAAAGGAAAACTCCGGTAACAATCGCGTTTAGAAATGGAGAGCGTACCTTTGGAGAAGATGCCCAGGTTGTCGCTGTACGATTTCCGAAAAACAGCTATTCCTACATCTTGGATCTTTTGGGAAAATCGATCGATCATCCATTGGTTAAATTATATCAAACAAGATTTCCTTATTATGAGATTCTTGCCGATGAAGAACGTGGAACGATTATTTTTAAGCACGATGAAGAGACGTTTTATACACCTGAAGAATTACTCGCTCAATTCTTGTACAAAGGAAAAGAATTTGCCGAAACATCTGCTggtcaaaaaataaatgaggCCGTAATTACAGTGCCTGGATTTTTCAATCAGGCTGAAAGAAAAGCACTGCTTCAAGCAGCTGATCTTGCTGGTTTAAAGGTTCTACAGCTCATAAATGATTATACAGCTGTAGCTTTGAATTATGGAATCtttcgaagaaaagaaatcaacgAGACTTCTCAGTACATTATGTTTTTTGATATGGGGGCCAGTAGTACGACGGCCACTGTTGTTGGATATCAAAATGtgaagacaaaagaaaaaggttACGTTGAAACCAATCCTCAGGTTAGCATTCTAGGTGTTGGATATGATCGAACACTTGGAGGCCTTGAGATGCAAATTCGGCTTCAGAATTATTTGGCTAAGGAGTTTGATGCCATGAAAAAGACGCCAAATTCTGTTTTTGATAGTCCACGTGCTATGGCTAAGCTTTTCAAAGAAGCCGGACGTGTGAAAAACGTTTTGAGTGCAAATGCTGATCATTATGCACAAATTGAAGGATTGCTCGATGAAAAAGATTTCCGTGTTCAAGTCACTCgagaaaaattagaagaacTGTGCGCAGATTTGTTTGAACGTGTTGCAAGGCCAATCGAAACCGCATTAGAGACTTCAG CGTTAACTATGGATATTATCTCACAAATTGTTTTGGTGGGAGCTGGTACTCGTGTGCCTAAGgtacaagaaaaattaacgGAATTCGTAAAGCTTGAATTATCTAAAAACATCAATACTGATGAAGCTGCAGCTATGGGTGCCGTTTACAAAGCTGCTGATCTCAGCCAAGGTTTTAAAGTCAAGAAATTCATCACTAAAGATGCAGTTCTCTTTCCTattcaaattgttttcgaCAGAAATGTGGATGGGACAACTAAAAGG GTTCGAAGAATGCTGTTCAACAGAATGAATGCTTATCcgcagaagaaaataattacttttaatAAACATAccgacgactttgaattcAGTGTCAACTATGCTGAGTTGGATTACTTGCCAGCCGACGAAATGGC GGCTGTTGGCAATACAAATTTGTCAACAATTTCTCTAACTGGCATAGCTGATGCTTTGAGTAAGCATGCCAACGAAGGAACTGAAAGCAAAGGAATCAAGGCGCACTTTGCAATGGATGACAGTGGAGTTTTAAATTTGGCTAATGTTGAATTagtgtttgaaaaaacagTTGTTGCagctgaagaagaagagggtACTTTTTCAAAGCTTGGCTCCACTATAAGTAAACTGTTTGCAG GATCAGATGACAAAGAACCAGCGGAAAAGGTTGAAGAACCACCAAAAGATGATACAAAACCAGTTCACGAAGAGCCAGATCAACCTGGCGTACAAAAAGATGCAGATGCAAAAGCACAGAAACAAAATGAGACTCAAACGGCTGAAAATAAACCGAGTAATAAAACTGAGAAggtagaaaaggaaaaaaaacctaGCCTAGTTACTCTCAAAGAGCCAATTCCATCCACTGAAGTCAGATTAGGACCAAAGACTCTAGAGGGAACAAAGCTCacagaatcatcgaaaaa AATTGAGGCTCTGAATCACCATGATTTAGAAAGATCTCGACGCGAAGGAGCTCTGAACAGTCTCGAGGCATTTGTTATTGATGCACAACAGAAACTACAATTGCCAGAATATTCCGAAGCTACAACACCTGAGGAATCCGAAAAGATTTCAGCTGCTTGTTCGACACTTTCTGATTGGCTCTATGAAGATGGATATGACGCAGATGCTGACACTTATGAGCAAAAATTGGCAGAACTGAAAGGATTGACAAATGACTTGTATGCCAGAGTTTTTGAACATAAAGAAAGGCCAGAAGCCTTAAAGGGAATGGTTTCCATGATTCATGGCAGTACTACCTTCCTTGAAAAGGTGACAAACGTGACCTCCAGCAGTGAAATATTTACCGAAGTTGAGTTGGAAACTCTTCAAAAAACTATTAATGAAACGCAG GAATGGCATGACAAGATTGTGAAAGAACTAGCGGATATACCTTTATATGAACCTGTGAAATATACAGTTCGAGATATTGCAAACAAAATGGCAATTTTAGACAGGGAAGTAAAGTATTTGGTAAACAAAGCAAAAATTTGGAGGCCCAAGCCGAAGGAAGAAGAACCAGCAAAGAATAAAACAACTGATAAATCAGATGAGCCCGCTGCAGAAGCACCAGATGGTTCTGAAACAATAGAGGTTCCTGTTACAGCAGACGAAGCACCTGTAAagacaaaagaagaagaagacaaagATGATGGAATTGTAGAGGAGGAACAAAATAGTAATGTTGAAAGTAACGGTGAAACAGATGATGGCAACATTGAAATTGTTAGTGAAAAAGATTCCCAGAATGAAACTGGGGAGACTTTAGAGCTGCCGGAATCTGATCCAGTAAAGCCTAAGGATCAAGCTAACCAAGAGGAGCCGCACCAAGAATTATaa
- the LOC124413245 gene encoding hypoxia up-regulated protein 1 isoform X2, whose protein sequence is MNRKRMLAVSLAFLALSIFIDSTHGVAVMSIDFGSEWMKVAIVSPGVPMEIALNKESKRKTPVTIAFRNGERTFGEDAQVVAVRFPKNSYSYILDLLGKSIDHPLVKLYQTRFPYYEILADEERGTIIFKHDEETFYTPEELLAQFLYKGKEFAETSAGQKINEAVITVPGFFNQAERKALLQAADLAGLKVLQLINDYTAVALNYGIFRRKEINETSQYIMFFDMGASSTTATVVGYQNVKTKEKGYVETNPQVSILGVGYDRTLGGLEMQIRLQNYLAKEFDAMKKTPNSVFDSPRAMAKLFKEAGRVKNVLSANADHYAQIEGLLDEKDFRVQVTREKLEELCADLFERVARPIETALETSALTMDIISQIVLVGAGTRVPKVQEKLTEFVKLELSKNINTDEAAAMGAVYKAADLSQGFKVKKFITKDAVLFPIQIVFDRNVDGTTKRVRRMLFNRMNAYPQKKIITFNKHTDDFEFSVNYAELDYLPADEMAAVGNTNLSTISLTGIADALSKHANEGTESKGIKAHFAMDDSGVLNLANVELVFEKTVVAAEEEEGSDDKEPAEKVEEPPKDDTKPVHEEPDQPGVQKDADAKAQKQNETQTAENKPSNKTEKVEKEKKPSLVTLKEPIPSTEVRLGPKTLEGTKLTESSKKIEALNHHDLERSRREGALNSLEAFVIDAQQKLQLPEYSEATTPEESEKISAACSTLSDWLYEDGYDADADTYEQKLAELKGLTNDLYARVFEHKERPEALKGMVSMIHGSTTFLEKVTNVTSSSEIFTEVELETLQKTINETQEWHDKIVKELADIPLYEPVKYTVRDIANKMAILDREVKYLVNKAKIWRPKPKEEEPAKNKTTDKSDEPAAEAPDGSETIEVPVTADEAPVKTKEEEDKDDGIVEEEQNSNVESNGETDDGNIEIVSEKDSQNETGETLELPESDPVKPKDQANQEEPHQEL, encoded by the exons ATGAATCGTAAGAGAATGCTTGCCGTTTCACTGGCTTTTCTTGCGCTCAGTATATTCATTGACAGTACTCATGGAGTTGCTGTTATGAGCATCGACTTCGGCAGCGAATGGATGAAAGTTGCCATCGTATCG CCTGGAGTGCCGATGGAAATAGCTCTAAACAAAGAATCTAAAAGGAAAACTCCGGTAACAATCGCGTTTAGAAATGGAGAGCGTACCTTTGGAGAAGATGCCCAGGTTGTCGCTGTACGATTTCCGAAAAACAGCTATTCCTACATCTTGGATCTTTTGGGAAAATCGATCGATCATCCATTGGTTAAATTATATCAAACAAGATTTCCTTATTATGAGATTCTTGCCGATGAAGAACGTGGAACGATTATTTTTAAGCACGATGAAGAGACGTTTTATACACCTGAAGAATTACTCGCTCAATTCTTGTACAAAGGAAAAGAATTTGCCGAAACATCTGCTggtcaaaaaataaatgaggCCGTAATTACAGTGCCTGGATTTTTCAATCAGGCTGAAAGAAAAGCACTGCTTCAAGCAGCTGATCTTGCTGGTTTAAAGGTTCTACAGCTCATAAATGATTATACAGCTGTAGCTTTGAATTATGGAATCtttcgaagaaaagaaatcaacgAGACTTCTCAGTACATTATGTTTTTTGATATGGGGGCCAGTAGTACGACGGCCACTGTTGTTGGATATCAAAATGtgaagacaaaagaaaaaggttACGTTGAAACCAATCCTCAGGTTAGCATTCTAGGTGTTGGATATGATCGAACACTTGGAGGCCTTGAGATGCAAATTCGGCTTCAGAATTATTTGGCTAAGGAGTTTGATGCCATGAAAAAGACGCCAAATTCTGTTTTTGATAGTCCACGTGCTATGGCTAAGCTTTTCAAAGAAGCCGGACGTGTGAAAAACGTTTTGAGTGCAAATGCTGATCATTATGCACAAATTGAAGGATTGCTCGATGAAAAAGATTTCCGTGTTCAAGTCACTCgagaaaaattagaagaacTGTGCGCAGATTTGTTTGAACGTGTTGCAAGGCCAATCGAAACCGCATTAGAGACTTCAG CGTTAACTATGGATATTATCTCACAAATTGTTTTGGTGGGAGCTGGTACTCGTGTGCCTAAGgtacaagaaaaattaacgGAATTCGTAAAGCTTGAATTATCTAAAAACATCAATACTGATGAAGCTGCAGCTATGGGTGCCGTTTACAAAGCTGCTGATCTCAGCCAAGGTTTTAAAGTCAAGAAATTCATCACTAAAGATGCAGTTCTCTTTCCTattcaaattgttttcgaCAGAAATGTGGATGGGACAACTAAAAGG GTTCGAAGAATGCTGTTCAACAGAATGAATGCTTATCcgcagaagaaaataattacttttaatAAACATAccgacgactttgaattcAGTGTCAACTATGCTGAGTTGGATTACTTGCCAGCCGACGAAATGGC GGCTGTTGGCAATACAAATTTGTCAACAATTTCTCTAACTGGCATAGCTGATGCTTTGAGTAAGCATGCCAACGAAGGAACTGAAAGCAAAGGAATCAAGGCGCACTTTGCAATGGATGACAGTGGAGTTTTAAATTTGGCTAATGTTGAATTagtgtttgaaaaaacagTTGTTGCagctgaagaagaagagg GATCAGATGACAAAGAACCAGCGGAAAAGGTTGAAGAACCACCAAAAGATGATACAAAACCAGTTCACGAAGAGCCAGATCAACCTGGCGTACAAAAAGATGCAGATGCAAAAGCACAGAAACAAAATGAGACTCAAACGGCTGAAAATAAACCGAGTAATAAAACTGAGAAggtagaaaaggaaaaaaaacctaGCCTAGTTACTCTCAAAGAGCCAATTCCATCCACTGAAGTCAGATTAGGACCAAAGACTCTAGAGGGAACAAAGCTCacagaatcatcgaaaaa AATTGAGGCTCTGAATCACCATGATTTAGAAAGATCTCGACGCGAAGGAGCTCTGAACAGTCTCGAGGCATTTGTTATTGATGCACAACAGAAACTACAATTGCCAGAATATTCCGAAGCTACAACACCTGAGGAATCCGAAAAGATTTCAGCTGCTTGTTCGACACTTTCTGATTGGCTCTATGAAGATGGATATGACGCAGATGCTGACACTTATGAGCAAAAATTGGCAGAACTGAAAGGATTGACAAATGACTTGTATGCCAGAGTTTTTGAACATAAAGAAAGGCCAGAAGCCTTAAAGGGAATGGTTTCCATGATTCATGGCAGTACTACCTTCCTTGAAAAGGTGACAAACGTGACCTCCAGCAGTGAAATATTTACCGAAGTTGAGTTGGAAACTCTTCAAAAAACTATTAATGAAACGCAG GAATGGCATGACAAGATTGTGAAAGAACTAGCGGATATACCTTTATATGAACCTGTGAAATATACAGTTCGAGATATTGCAAACAAAATGGCAATTTTAGACAGGGAAGTAAAGTATTTGGTAAACAAAGCAAAAATTTGGAGGCCCAAGCCGAAGGAAGAAGAACCAGCAAAGAATAAAACAACTGATAAATCAGATGAGCCCGCTGCAGAAGCACCAGATGGTTCTGAAACAATAGAGGTTCCTGTTACAGCAGACGAAGCACCTGTAAagacaaaagaagaagaagacaaagATGATGGAATTGTAGAGGAGGAACAAAATAGTAATGTTGAAAGTAACGGTGAAACAGATGATGGCAACATTGAAATTGTTAGTGAAAAAGATTCCCAGAATGAAACTGGGGAGACTTTAGAGCTGCCGGAATCTGATCCAGTAAAGCCTAAGGATCAAGCTAACCAAGAGGAGCCGCACCAAGAATTATaa
- the LOC124413251 gene encoding transmembrane protein 50A: protein MASCLENIQVPPCVWFDGGEKRNALMSMLAGTLFSMGWWFIIDAQAKYPSEMLNAYHVCGVFGTISLFMINSVTNAQIRGDAYNGGCLGVRGARGWLFIGFVMGFAAVIAACWILFTDFISKGAPHSWPGVGLLLQNVFIFLGSLTYKFGRSEDQWG from the exons ATGGCTTCCTGTCTTGAAAATATCCAAGTTCCACCTTGTGTTTGGTTTGACGGTGGTGAGAAACGAAATGCCTTGATGTCTATGCTTGCTGGAACAttg tTCTCTATGGGATGGTGGTTCATAATCGATGCTCAAGCCAAATATCCCTCTGAAATGCTTAACGCATATCATGTTTGCGGAGTGTTTGGTACCATATCACTTTTCAT gatTAATTCAGTAACGAATGCTCAGATAAGAGGAGATGCATACAATGGAGGGTGCCTTGGGGTCAGGGGTGCCAGAGGTTGGCTGTTTATCGGCTTCGTCATGGGATTTGCAGCAGTAATAGCGGCATGTTGGATCTTATTTACTGACTTTATCAGCAAAG GCGCGCCGCATTCCTGGCCTGGGGTTGGACTTCTTCTACAGAATGTATTTATATTCCTGGGATCATTGACTTACAAGTTTGGTCGTTCAGAAGATCAGTGGGGTTGA
- the LOC124413250 gene encoding uncharacterized protein LOC124413250: MIKGKKPGDKMKRCDKAPIRVTETRNGDKHSTEYWTAPASGIIYTTGPKRVRSKSANSNCKTASKLASTRVLSPESGKKDLDGKVQEIRKKGSLCCVLDEENRDNIQYQLPSSQFLQTHGRRYEEKEFTEQTRKAKKVPSLDTDAGSSRDPTYILRKEIHDWKVHEALTNRVENLLSEIETTSPPEDRTKAPRTSARTRMKASDKPPPDLREKNTTNVIG; encoded by the exons atgatc AAGGGTAAGAAGCCTGGAGATAAGATGAAACGGTGCGACAAGGCACCAATACGAGTCACCGAAACGCGAAATGGGGATAAACATTCTACGGAATATTGGACCGCCCCAGCAAGTGGAATAATTTACACCACCGGGCCGAAAAGAGTGCGATCGAAGTCTGCCAATTCAAATTGTAAAACAGCATCGAAACTGGCGTCGACGCGGGTCTTGAGCCCGGAAAGTGGAAAGAAAGATTTAGATGGAAAAGTAcaggaaattagaaaaaaagggaGCCTTTGTTGTGTGTTAGATGAAGAAAATCGCGACAATATTCAGTATCAGCTGCCGTCGTCACAATTTTTGCAAACTCACGGAAGGCggtatgaagaaaaagaatttaccGAACAGACCAGAAAGGCGAAAAAGGTACCGAGCCTCGATACCGATGCGGGTAGTTCAAGAGATCCGACTTACATATTGCGGAAAGAAATACACGATTGGAAAGTCCACGAAGCTCTGACTAACAGAGTCGAAAATTTGCTGAGCGAAATTGAGACAACGTCACCACCCGAAGACCGCA CCAAAGCTCCGCGAACATCGGCTAGAACTCGAATGAAAGCTTCCGATAAACCTCCTCCCGACTTGCGCGAAAAAAATACTACAAACGTTATTGGGTAA